The window AATATAGAAAAGGACATTGTACAGAACATGTCCAAACAGGAAATAGAAGAGTATATAAAAGAACTTGAACAACAGATGAAAAGATTAGCAATAGAACTTGAATTTGAAAAGGCGGCTAAGATAAGAGATAAAATTTTTGAACTCAAAAAGTTGCTTTAATGTATTTTCGGAGGAGAAATTAAAATGTCTAAAGAGTACATTGTAATAAAAGGTGCAAAGGAGCACAACCTAAAAAATGTTGACTTAAAACTGCCTCGTGACAAACTAATAGTCTTTACAGGTCTTTCAGGTTCAGGAAAATCATCTTTGGCTTTTGACACTATCTATGCAGAAGGACAAAGAAGATATATTGAATCATTGTCATCATATGCAAGACAATTTTTGGGTATGATGGAAAAACCAGATGTAGATCATATAGAAGGGCTGTCACCGGCGATATCTATTGATCAAAAGACAACTTCAAAAAATCCTCGTTCAACAGTTGGGACAATTACTGAAATTTATGACTATTTAAGACTTCTGTTTGCAAGAATTGGAAAACCTCACTGTTATATTTGTGGCAAACCCATATCACAGCAGACAGTTGATCAGATGGTAGATGAGATAATGAAGCTGCAAAAAGGAACAAAGATTCAAGTCATGTCACCTATTGTAAGGGGGAGAAAAGGGGAGTACCAAAAACAGTTTGAAGAGCTTAGAAAAAGTGGGTTTGCACGGGTAAGAGTTGATGGTGTAATCTATGAGTTTGAAGAAGAGATAAAACTTGATAAGAACAAAAAGCATAATATTGATGTTATTGTTGACAGGCTCGTCATCAAAGAAGGAATAGAGTCAAGACTTACAGGTTCAATTGAAACAGCGTTAGAACTCTCAGGCGGAATTGTGACTATTGATATTGTTGGCGACAGAGAAATTGTATTTTCACAAAACTTTGCATGTGTGGATTGTGGAGTTTCGTTTGAAGAGATAACTCCACGTCTTTTTTCTTTTAATACCCCTTATGGTGCGTGCCCAACATGTATGGGGCTTGGGTACTTGCAAAAGGTTGACCCTGACCTTTTAATTCCTGACAAGTCAATGCCTATAGGTCAGGTTGCCATAAATGGATGGAATTTTAGTGAAACAAATTCATATGCCAGAATGGTTTTAGAGTCGTTAGCAAAGGAATACAATTTTAGTTTAAGCACTCCTGTAAATAAACTTGACAAAAAGATTCTTGACATCTTTTTATATGGAACAGGAGAAGAAAAGATAAAGATTTACACTCCACGAGGGGTTTATTATGCAAAGTATGAAGGGCTTGTAAATAATCTTGAGAGAAGGTATAAAGAGACTCAGTCAGAGTATGTAAAACAAGAAATTGAAGAATATATGAGTACATTCACATGCCCTGATTGTTTAGGAAAAAGACTTAAAAAAGAGGCATTGTCAGTATTAATTGAAGGAAAGTCAATTGCAGATGTTGCTGATATGACAATCTTGGAGGCGAAAGAATTTCTACAAAGCTTAAATCTCCAGGGCAAAGATAAAGTTATTGCAGCACCAATTTTGAAAGAGATTCTGGCAAGGCTGGACTTTTTGATAGATGTTGGACTTGACTATCTGACACTTTCACGTTCAGCCGGTACTCTTTCAGGTGGAGAAGCCCAGAGAATAAGACTTGCAACACAGATTGGTTCTGGACTTGTAGGAGTTTTGTATATCCTTGATGAGCCAAGTGTTGGTCTTCATCAACGTGACAATCACAGACTTATAAACACGTTACAAAAACTTAGGGATTTGGGTAATACCTTGATTGTTGTTGAGCATGATGAAGATACGATTAGAGCTGCTGACTATATAGTAGACATAGGACCAGGAGCAGGGGAGCATGGTGGTAGAATTGTTGCAGCTGGTACATTAGAAGATATAATTTCCTGTGAAGAGTCCATTACAGGACAGTATCTTTCTGGTAAAAAGAAGATAGAGATTCCTCAAGAGAGAAGAAAACCCGATGGTAGATGGCTTACAATAAAAGGAGCTTGTGAGAACAATCTAAAAAACATTGATGTCAGTTTTCCTGTAGGGCTTTTTACGTGTGTGACAGGAGTTTCAGGGTCTGGTAAAAGCACTCTGGTAAATGAGATACTTTACAAGGCAGCAAGTTCAATACTAAATAAGTCTAAGGAAAAGCCTGGTAAGTACAAAGAAATAATTGGTCTTGAACATTTTGATAAGGTAATCAATATAGACCAGTCGCCAATTGGAAGAACTCCACGTTCTAATCCTGCAACTTATACGGGTGTTTTTGACTTTATAAGAGAAATATTTGCTCAAACACCTGAGGCAAAAATGCGAGGATATAAGGCAGGAAGGTTTAGTTTTAATCTCAAAGGCGGAAGATGTGAGGCTTGTGGTGGAGACGGAATCATAAAGATTGAGATGCACTTTTTGCCAGATGTATATGTCCCTTGTGAGGTGTGCAAGGGTAAAAGATACAATAGAGAAACATTAGAGGTAAAATACAAAGAC is drawn from Caldicellulosiruptor naganoensis and contains these coding sequences:
- the uvrA gene encoding excinuclease ABC subunit UvrA, which encodes MSKEYIVIKGAKEHNLKNVDLKLPRDKLIVFTGLSGSGKSSLAFDTIYAEGQRRYIESLSSYARQFLGMMEKPDVDHIEGLSPAISIDQKTTSKNPRSTVGTITEIYDYLRLLFARIGKPHCYICGKPISQQTVDQMVDEIMKLQKGTKIQVMSPIVRGRKGEYQKQFEELRKSGFARVRVDGVIYEFEEEIKLDKNKKHNIDVIVDRLVIKEGIESRLTGSIETALELSGGIVTIDIVGDREIVFSQNFACVDCGVSFEEITPRLFSFNTPYGACPTCMGLGYLQKVDPDLLIPDKSMPIGQVAINGWNFSETNSYARMVLESLAKEYNFSLSTPVNKLDKKILDIFLYGTGEEKIKIYTPRGVYYAKYEGLVNNLERRYKETQSEYVKQEIEEYMSTFTCPDCLGKRLKKEALSVLIEGKSIADVADMTILEAKEFLQSLNLQGKDKVIAAPILKEILARLDFLIDVGLDYLTLSRSAGTLSGGEAQRIRLATQIGSGLVGVLYILDEPSVGLHQRDNHRLINTLQKLRDLGNTLIVVEHDEDTIRAADYIVDIGPGAGEHGGRIVAAGTLEDIISCEESITGQYLSGKKKIEIPQERRKPDGRWLTIKGACENNLKNIDVSFPVGLFTCVTGVSGSGKSTLVNEILYKAASSILNKSKEKPGKYKEIIGLEHFDKVINIDQSPIGRTPRSNPATYTGVFDFIREIFAQTPEAKMRGYKAGRFSFNLKGGRCEACGGDGIIKIEMHFLPDVYVPCEVCKGKRYNRETLEVKYKDKTIADVLEMTVEEALEFFKNIPRIRAKLQTLYDVGLGYIKLGQPSTTLSGGEAQRVKLATELSKKATGRTLYILDEPTTGLHMDDVNRLINVLQRLVDMGNTVIVIEHNLDVIKVADYIIDLGPEGGDRGGEVVAFGSPEEVAMCERSYTGMFLKEILKDRIYAKK